A genome region from Panthera leo isolate Ple1 chromosome A2, P.leo_Ple1_pat1.1, whole genome shotgun sequence includes the following:
- the PRR20G gene encoding proline-rich protein 20G has translation MEAGGIVKADGPVKPGQPSKPFAVVKPMRCVTPAFTPDLGDRDQGHREGRGTDLHRDPGLQGRPRRMLRPGLRVESDRRDEPRHHVESEATQTPSLPSTGAAMVRLTAQPGAGVQALPDASGYWVLTDAPTSGVYPCLGFRPLEGSTLFFTQTPSGTFVYGVPEFFTHIAQ, from the coding sequence ATGGAAGCCGGAGGCATCGTGAAAGCAGATGGCCCCGTGAAGCCAGGCCAGCCCTCGAAACCCTTTGCTGTGGTGAAACCTATGAGATGTGTGACCCCGGCTTTCACACCTGACCTCGGAGATAGAGACCAAGGCCATCGTGAAGGAAGGGGAACAGACCTTCACCGAGACCCTGGCCTCCAAGGGAGGCCGAGACGCATGCTGAGACCAGGTCTGCGTGTGGAGTCGGACCGCCGCGATGAGCCCAGACACCACGTGGAATCAGAAGCCACGCAGACCCCATCCCTCCCTTCTACTGGGGCAGCGATGGTGCGACTTACAGCACAGCCTGGGGCGGGAGTCCAGGCGCTGCCCGATGCGTCTGGGTATTGGGTCCTCACCGATGCCCCAACTTCTGGCGTCTATCCCTGCTTGGGGTTCAGACCCTTGGAGGGCTCAACTTTGTTCTTCACGCAGACCCCCTCTGGTACCTTTGTGTACGGGGTCCCAGAATTTTTTACCCACATTGCGCAGTGA